In the genome of Streptomyces collinus, one region contains:
- a CDS encoding carboxymuconolactone decarboxylase family protein — protein MSARLDVFAIPSASKLIKQFSSLGRLVVESPLPAATRELVSLRVSQINGCAVCIDMHTKEATAAGESAVRLHLVAAWREATVFTDAERAALELAEQGTRIADGAGGVPDEVWERAAKHYDEEQLTALVTLIAFMNTANRLNVMLEQPAGDYQPGQFK, from the coding sequence ATGAGCGCACGACTGGACGTCTTCGCCATCCCCAGCGCGAGCAAGCTCATCAAGCAGTTCTCCTCCCTGGGGCGGCTGGTCGTGGAGTCACCGCTGCCGGCCGCCACCCGGGAACTGGTCTCGCTGCGGGTGAGCCAGATCAACGGATGCGCGGTCTGCATCGACATGCACACCAAGGAGGCCACCGCCGCGGGCGAGAGCGCCGTACGGCTCCACCTGGTCGCGGCGTGGCGGGAGGCGACGGTCTTCACCGACGCCGAGCGCGCCGCGCTGGAGCTGGCCGAGCAGGGGACCCGGATCGCGGACGGCGCCGGCGGGGTCCCGGACGAGGTGTGGGAGCGGGCCGCCAAGCACTACGACGAGGAGCAGCTCACGGCGCTGGTCACCCTCATCGCCTTCATGAACACCGCCAACCGGCTGAACGTCATGCTGGAGCAGCCGGCCGGCGACTACCAGCCCGGGCAGTTCAAGTAA
- a CDS encoding SDR family NAD(P)-dependent oxidoreductase, protein MSDFEGLRALVTGGASGIGRATAELLAERGAQVAVLDLDPSPVGKPLLAHRADVTDDASVREAVAAAVADLGGLDVLVNNAGIGAQGTVEDNPDDEWHRVYDVNVLGMVRTTRVCLPHLRASAHAAIVNTCSIAATAGLPQRALYSATKGAVYSLTLAMAADHVREGIRVNCVNPGTVDTPWVGRLLDAAPDPAAERAALEARQPTGRLVSAAEVAGAIAYLASPLSGATTGTALAVDGGMQGLRLRPVAR, encoded by the coding sequence ATGAGCGACTTCGAGGGCTTGAGGGCCCTGGTGACGGGCGGCGCCTCCGGCATCGGCCGGGCCACCGCCGAGCTCCTCGCCGAGCGCGGCGCCCAGGTCGCCGTCCTCGACCTGGACCCGTCGCCGGTCGGCAAGCCGCTGCTCGCCCACCGCGCGGACGTCACCGACGACGCTTCCGTGCGCGAGGCCGTCGCCGCCGCCGTCGCGGACCTCGGCGGGCTCGACGTGCTGGTCAACAACGCGGGCATCGGCGCCCAGGGCACCGTCGAGGACAACCCCGACGACGAGTGGCACCGCGTCTACGACGTCAACGTGCTCGGCATGGTGCGCACCACCCGCGTCTGCCTGCCCCACCTGAGGGCCTCCGCACACGCCGCGATCGTCAACACCTGCTCCATCGCCGCCACCGCCGGCCTGCCGCAGCGCGCCCTGTACAGCGCCACCAAGGGCGCGGTGTACTCCCTGACCCTCGCCATGGCGGCCGACCACGTCCGCGAGGGCATCCGCGTCAACTGCGTCAACCCGGGCACGGTCGACACCCCGTGGGTCGGACGCCTCCTCGACGCCGCGCCCGACCCGGCCGCCGAACGGGCCGCCCTGGAGGCCCGCCAGCCCACCGGCCGACTGGTCTCGGCGGCCGAGGTCGCCGGCGCCATCGCCTACCTGGCGAGCCCCCTGTCCGGCGCCACCACCGGCACCGCCCTCGCCGTCGACGGCGGCATGCAGGGCCTGCGGCTGCGCCCGGTGGCCCGGTGA
- a CDS encoding sugar ABC transporter substrate-binding protein has product MPGSTVRKRNTSRMLGAVALAAGASLVLAACGSTKDTGASGAGGGDGTGKVGVVLPLLTSPFWQSYNDYVPKMAKSEGVDAMKTVNSNSDPSQQITDINNQLNQGVKGLVVAPLDSAAIEAGLDQAERKGVPVVAVDVAPDKGKVAMVVRANNVAYGEKACRYLGEHITSGKVVQIMGDLASVNGRDRSEAFRACVKKNFPKLKVLEIPAKWESDTAASKLDTLLNANPDIKGIYLQAGGVYLAPTLQTLKSKGMLKKAGQQGHIAIVSNDGIPQEFDAIRKGEIDATVSQPADAYAKYGMYYIKAAMQGKQFKPGPTDHDSTIVKLPSGILEDQLPAPLVTKDNVDDPGLWGNTVE; this is encoded by the coding sequence ATGCCCGGAAGCACAGTGCGGAAGCGGAACACGTCCCGGATGCTCGGCGCGGTGGCCCTGGCCGCCGGAGCGTCCTTGGTGCTCGCCGCGTGCGGCAGCACCAAGGACACCGGAGCCTCAGGGGCCGGAGGCGGTGACGGCACCGGCAAGGTCGGGGTGGTGCTGCCCCTGCTGACCTCGCCGTTCTGGCAGTCGTACAACGACTACGTGCCGAAGATGGCGAAGTCCGAGGGCGTGGACGCGATGAAGACCGTCAACTCCAACAGCGACCCCTCGCAACAGATCACCGACATCAACAACCAGCTCAACCAGGGCGTCAAGGGCCTGGTCGTCGCCCCGCTGGACAGCGCCGCCATCGAGGCCGGTCTCGACCAGGCCGAACGCAAGGGCGTGCCGGTCGTCGCCGTGGACGTGGCGCCCGACAAGGGCAAGGTCGCCATGGTGGTCCGGGCGAACAACGTGGCGTACGGCGAGAAGGCCTGCCGGTACCTCGGCGAGCACATCACCTCCGGCAAGGTCGTGCAGATCATGGGCGACCTCGCCTCGGTCAACGGACGCGACCGCTCCGAGGCGTTCCGCGCCTGCGTGAAGAAGAACTTCCCGAAGCTGAAGGTCCTGGAGATCCCCGCCAAGTGGGAGTCCGACACGGCGGCCTCCAAGCTCGACACCCTCCTCAACGCCAACCCCGACATCAAGGGCATCTACCTGCAGGCGGGCGGCGTCTACCTCGCCCCGACGCTCCAGACCCTCAAGTCCAAGGGCATGCTGAAGAAGGCCGGGCAGCAGGGCCACATCGCCATCGTCTCCAACGACGGCATCCCGCAGGAGTTCGACGCGATCCGCAAGGGCGAGATCGACGCGACCGTCTCCCAGCCCGCCGACGCCTATGCCAAGTACGGCATGTACTACATCAAGGCGGCGATGCAGGGGAAGCAGTTCAAGCCGGGCCCGACGGACCACGACTCGACCATCGTCAAGCTGCCCAGCGGCATCCTGGAGGACCAGCTGCCCGCCCCGCTGGTCACCAAGGACAACGTCGACGACCCCGGGCTGTGGGGCAACACGGTCGAATGA
- a CDS encoding FadR/GntR family transcriptional regulator, with protein MDDESAPQKGTVTQRAIERIKAMIGEGRLEPGQRLPTERDLAVQLGISRSSMREAIRALTVMGVLEARHGSGIYVTRLEAGDLLETFGVVADLSRGPQLVELLEIRRVLESTATALAAARITADQLAEVEKHLTAMNATDDPEEILAHDLAFHREIAAAAGNETMAAILEGLSSRTFRARVWRGYQEEGAFARTRREHAAIHRALAARDPEAARAAAAAHVGEVEEWLRAQLGP; from the coding sequence GTGGACGACGAGTCAGCCCCGCAGAAGGGCACCGTGACGCAGCGCGCCATCGAGCGGATCAAGGCGATGATCGGCGAGGGCCGGCTGGAGCCGGGTCAGCGGCTGCCCACCGAACGCGATCTGGCGGTCCAGCTCGGCATCTCCCGCAGCTCGATGAGGGAGGCGATCCGAGCGCTCACAGTGATGGGTGTGCTGGAAGCCCGGCACGGCTCGGGCATCTACGTCACCCGGCTGGAGGCCGGCGATCTGCTGGAGACCTTCGGTGTCGTGGCGGACCTGTCGCGCGGCCCGCAACTGGTCGAGCTGCTGGAGATCCGGAGGGTCCTGGAGTCGACGGCGACGGCGCTGGCCGCCGCGCGGATCACCGCGGACCAGCTGGCCGAGGTGGAGAAGCACCTGACGGCGATGAACGCCACGGACGATCCGGAGGAGATCCTCGCCCACGACCTGGCCTTCCACCGGGAGATCGCGGCGGCCGCGGGCAACGAGACCATGGCCGCGATCCTGGAGGGCCTGTCGTCCCGGACGTTCCGCGCCCGCGTCTGGCGCGGCTACCAGGAGGAGGGCGCCTTCGCCCGCACCCGCCGCGAGCACGCGGCGATCCACCGCGCCCTGGCGGCCCGTGACCCGGAGGCGGCCCGCGCGGCGGCGGCCGCGCACGTGGGTGAGGTGGAGGAGTGGCTGCGGGCGCAGCTCGGGCCCTAG
- a CDS encoding GNAT family N-acetyltransferase, which produces MLIREATADDWPRIWPFWHRIVAAGETYAWDPGTSEEEARVLWMNPAKRVYVVEDDSGAVVASAYLAPNYGGPAARIANAGFMVDPDRGGRGYGRALAGHLLTEARAAGYRGMVFNAVVETNPAVKLWTSLGFAVLGTVPDAFDHPRHGPVGLHIMYRAL; this is translated from the coding sequence ATGCTGATCAGGGAAGCAACGGCTGACGACTGGCCTCGCATCTGGCCGTTCTGGCACCGCATCGTCGCCGCGGGCGAGACCTACGCATGGGACCCGGGTACCTCCGAGGAGGAGGCCCGGGTCCTGTGGATGAACCCGGCGAAGCGCGTCTACGTCGTCGAGGACGACAGCGGTGCAGTCGTCGCCTCCGCCTACCTCGCCCCCAACTACGGTGGCCCGGCCGCCCGCATCGCCAACGCCGGCTTCATGGTCGACCCGGACCGGGGCGGCCGGGGCTACGGACGCGCCCTGGCCGGCCACCTCCTGACCGAGGCCCGGGCCGCCGGCTACCGGGGCATGGTGTTCAACGCCGTCGTCGAGACCAACCCGGCCGTGAAGCTGTGGACGTCCCTCGGCTTCGCGGTCCTGGGCACGGTCCCCGACGCCTTCGACCACCCCCGGCACGGCCCGGTGGGGCTGCACATCATGTACCGGGCGCTGTAG
- a CDS encoding L-fuconate dehydratase, with amino-acid sequence MSPTPARITAVDTHDIRFPTSRELDGSDAMNPDPDYSAAYVVLRTDAPDGHEGHGFAFTIGRGNEVQVAAIEALRGHLVGRDLDELCADPSTLNRDLIGDSQLRWLGPEKGVMHMAIGAVVNAVWDLAAKRAGLPLWRLLAEAEPEWIVRQVDFRYLTDALTPEEALTLLRRGREGAGERTARLLESGYPAYTTSPGWLGYDDEKLTRLAAEAVAGGFRQIKLKVGADLDDDIRRCRVARSVIGPDVRMAVDANQRWDVDEAIRWTKALAEFDPYWIEEPTSPDDILGHAAIRRAVAPVKVATGEHVQNRIVFKQLLQAGALDVVQIDAARVGGVPENLAVLLLAAKSGVPVCPHAGGVGLCELVQHLSMFDYVALSGTTEDRVIEYVDHLHDHFLDPVVIREGRYTAPTAPGFSAAMRPESLARYTYPGGAFWAADLDDKREQAE; translated from the coding sequence GTGTCCCCGACGCCCGCCCGCATCACCGCGGTCGACACCCACGACATCCGCTTCCCCACCTCACGCGAACTCGACGGCTCCGACGCGATGAACCCGGACCCCGACTACTCGGCGGCCTACGTCGTCCTGCGCACGGACGCGCCCGACGGGCACGAGGGGCACGGATTCGCCTTCACCATCGGGCGGGGCAACGAGGTGCAAGTCGCCGCGATCGAGGCACTGCGCGGACACCTGGTCGGCCGGGACCTCGACGAGCTGTGCGCCGATCCCTCCACCCTGAACCGCGACCTGATCGGCGACAGCCAGCTGCGCTGGCTCGGACCCGAGAAGGGCGTGATGCACATGGCGATCGGAGCCGTCGTCAACGCCGTGTGGGACCTGGCCGCCAAGCGCGCCGGCCTGCCGCTGTGGCGACTGCTCGCCGAGGCCGAACCCGAATGGATCGTCCGCCAGGTCGACTTCCGCTACCTCACCGACGCCCTCACCCCCGAGGAGGCCCTGACCCTCCTGCGCCGGGGCCGCGAGGGCGCCGGGGAACGCACGGCCCGCCTGCTGGAGTCCGGCTACCCCGCCTACACCACCTCGCCCGGCTGGCTCGGCTACGACGACGAGAAGCTGACCCGGCTCGCGGCCGAGGCCGTCGCCGGCGGCTTCCGGCAGATCAAGCTCAAGGTCGGCGCCGACCTCGACGACGACATCCGCCGCTGCCGCGTGGCGCGTTCGGTCATCGGACCCGACGTACGCATGGCCGTAGACGCCAACCAGCGCTGGGACGTCGACGAGGCGATCCGCTGGACCAAGGCGCTCGCCGAGTTCGACCCGTACTGGATCGAGGAGCCCACCAGCCCCGACGACATCCTCGGCCACGCGGCGATCCGCCGGGCCGTCGCCCCCGTGAAGGTCGCCACCGGCGAACACGTGCAGAACCGCATCGTCTTCAAGCAACTCCTCCAGGCCGGCGCGCTCGACGTCGTCCAGATCGACGCGGCCCGCGTCGGCGGCGTCCCCGAGAACCTCGCGGTCCTGCTGCTCGCGGCCAAGTCCGGCGTGCCGGTCTGCCCGCACGCGGGCGGCGTCGGCCTGTGCGAACTCGTCCAGCACCTGTCGATGTTCGACTACGTGGCTCTCTCCGGCACCACCGAGGACCGCGTCATCGAGTACGTCGACCATCTGCACGACCACTTCCTCGACCCGGTGGTGATCCGCGAGGGTCGGTACACGGCACCCACCGCGCCCGGCTTCTCGGCGGCCATGCGGCCCGAGTCGCTGGCGCGGTACACCTACCCGGGCGGCGCGTTCTGGGCCGCCGACCTCGACGACAAGAGGGAGCAGGCCGAATGA
- a CDS encoding VOC family protein → MSPAQPALPATVARLDHTAVYASDRRLSAEFLAAVLGLEVGAPFGPFLPVDLGNGVTLDYYEKRDEPIQPQHYAFLVPEEQFDAMIARLETIGVTYYADPSHTAPGRVNDLFGGRGAYFDDPDGHNMEIMTRPYARP, encoded by the coding sequence ATGTCCCCCGCTCAGCCTGCCCTGCCCGCCACCGTCGCCCGCCTCGACCACACCGCCGTCTACGCCTCGGACCGCCGGTTGTCCGCCGAGTTCCTGGCGGCCGTCCTCGGTCTGGAGGTCGGCGCCCCCTTCGGCCCGTTCCTGCCCGTGGACCTGGGCAACGGCGTGACCCTCGACTACTACGAGAAGCGCGACGAGCCCATCCAGCCGCAGCACTACGCGTTCCTCGTGCCCGAGGAGCAGTTCGACGCCATGATCGCCCGGCTGGAGACGATCGGCGTCACCTACTACGCCGATCCGAGCCACACAGCCCCGGGCCGGGTCAACGACCTCTTCGGGGGTCGCGGCGCCTACTTCGACGACCCGGACGGCCACAACATGGAGATCATGACCCGTCCGTACGCCCGGCCCTGA
- a CDS encoding alpha/beta hydrolase family protein, which produces MRLRGTACAAAGLLLAVATGCTGGTEDGAPSASPAPAVPAASPASARTAGESPRATATPTPGPVDPVSLPALMQREHTGSGLRLGDVLDRNSAYTRYAVTYEANGLTISGIMNIPEGKGPFPALVLAHGYIDPDVYFSGQGMPREQDRLARAGHVVLHTDYRNHARSDEDPDNDVNLRLGYTEDVIGAALALRNSGRPEIDGDRIGLFGRSMGGGVVYNTLVVAPGLFDAAVVYAPVSARPQENIDHFQRPDGDPLVAETEEKHGTPEEDPAFWRGVSPLTYADRVGEPLLIQHGTADDTCPIAWSREVAAVFGEAGKDVELRTVPGEGHTFGQRWAAEMDVTEAFFARHLR; this is translated from the coding sequence ATGCGGCTCCGGGGCACCGCCTGCGCGGCCGCCGGACTGCTGCTGGCCGTCGCGACGGGCTGCACCGGCGGTACGGAGGACGGCGCGCCCTCGGCCTCCCCGGCGCCGGCCGTCCCCGCGGCCTCCCCGGCGTCGGCCCGGACCGCCGGTGAGAGCCCCCGCGCCACGGCCACGCCCACGCCCGGCCCTGTCGACCCCGTCTCCCTCCCGGCGTTGATGCAGCGCGAGCACACCGGCTCGGGGCTGCGTCTCGGCGACGTGCTCGACCGGAACTCCGCCTACACCCGCTACGCCGTGACCTACGAGGCGAACGGCCTGACCATCTCCGGGATCATGAACATCCCCGAGGGCAAGGGCCCCTTCCCGGCGCTGGTGCTGGCGCACGGATACATCGACCCGGACGTCTACTTCAGCGGCCAGGGCATGCCGCGCGAGCAGGACCGACTGGCCCGCGCCGGCCATGTCGTCCTGCACACCGACTACCGCAACCACGCCCGCTCCGACGAGGACCCGGACAACGACGTGAATCTGCGGCTCGGTTACACGGAGGACGTCATCGGCGCCGCCCTGGCCCTGCGGAACTCCGGCCGCCCCGAGATCGACGGCGACCGGATCGGCCTGTTCGGCCGGTCGATGGGCGGCGGGGTCGTGTACAACACCCTGGTCGTGGCGCCCGGTCTGTTCGACGCGGCGGTCGTCTACGCGCCGGTGAGCGCCCGGCCGCAGGAGAACATCGACCACTTCCAGCGGCCCGACGGCGACCCCCTCGTCGCCGAGACCGAGGAGAAGCACGGCACACCCGAGGAGGACCCGGCGTTCTGGCGCGGCGTCTCACCCCTGACCTACGCCGACCGCGTCGGCGAACCCCTGCTGATCCAGCACGGCACCGCGGACGACACCTGCCCGATCGCCTGGTCGCGGGAGGTCGCAGCCGTGTTCGGGGAGGCCGGCAAGGACGTCGAACTCCGCACGGTGCCCGGCGAGGGCCACACGTTCGGGCAGCGGTGGGCGGCCGAGATGGACGTCACCGAGGCCTTCTTCGCGCGCCATCTGCGCTGA
- a CDS encoding sugar ABC transporter ATP-binding protein, whose translation MSSPLVEARGVVKRYGPTTALADGRLTVLPGESHALVGRNGAGKSTLVRILTGLQAPDEGTVHFDGEPAPPLTDRDAWRRKVACVYQHPTVVPELTVAENLFINRQPLRRGFISWRRLKSEAAALLDTWDVRVDPEARTAGLKVEDRQMVEIARALSFGARFIVLDEPTAQLDNREIERLFTRMRALQDSGVTFLFISHHLQEVYEVCQTVTVLRDARWITTAPVADLPRQALVEAMAGETIAEAAERQRAVEAAGPVLLDVRGLRSAAYENIDLTVRRGEVVGLAGSSASGKIELAETFTGLHTPTGGTARLDGAPLPFGDVRGALEAGVGFVPRDRHEQGLVFGMSIGDNATLSVLDRLGRFGFVGTDRRRGVATRLIERLDIHAEGPEQPVSDLSGGNAQKVVMARALASDPRLLVLVNPTAGVDVKSKESLLARVDSAREDGTAVLVVSDELDDLRRCDRVLVLFHGRVVAEHRAGWRDHELIASIEGVDHG comes from the coding sequence ATGAGCAGCCCACTTGTCGAGGCACGGGGCGTCGTCAAGCGCTACGGCCCCACCACCGCCCTCGCCGACGGCAGGCTCACCGTCCTGCCCGGCGAGTCCCACGCTCTGGTCGGCCGCAACGGCGCGGGCAAGTCGACCCTCGTCCGCATCCTCACCGGCCTCCAGGCGCCCGACGAGGGCACCGTCCACTTCGACGGCGAGCCCGCGCCCCCGCTCACCGACCGGGACGCCTGGCGCCGCAAGGTCGCCTGCGTCTACCAGCATCCGACGGTCGTCCCCGAACTGACCGTCGCCGAGAACCTGTTCATCAACCGGCAGCCCCTGAGGAGGGGTTTCATCAGCTGGCGCCGCCTGAAGTCCGAAGCGGCCGCCCTCCTCGACACCTGGGACGTGCGCGTCGACCCAGAGGCCCGCACGGCCGGCCTCAAGGTCGAGGACCGGCAGATGGTGGAGATCGCCCGGGCGCTGTCCTTCGGCGCCCGCTTCATCGTCCTGGACGAACCCACCGCCCAGCTCGACAACCGGGAGATCGAGCGCCTGTTCACCCGCATGCGGGCCCTCCAGGACTCGGGCGTCACCTTCCTGTTCATCTCCCACCACCTCCAGGAGGTGTACGAGGTCTGCCAGACCGTCACGGTTTTGCGCGACGCCCGCTGGATCACCACCGCGCCGGTCGCCGACCTCCCGCGCCAGGCGCTGGTGGAGGCCATGGCGGGGGAGACGATCGCCGAGGCGGCCGAGCGGCAGCGGGCCGTCGAGGCGGCGGGCCCCGTGCTTCTCGACGTCCGCGGCCTGCGTTCGGCGGCCTACGAGAACATCGACCTCACCGTCCGTCGCGGGGAGGTCGTCGGACTCGCCGGGTCGAGCGCCAGCGGAAAGATCGAGCTGGCCGAGACGTTCACGGGGCTCCACACACCCACCGGTGGGACGGCCCGGCTGGACGGAGCGCCCCTCCCGTTCGGCGACGTCCGGGGAGCCCTCGAAGCGGGGGTCGGCTTCGTGCCCCGCGACCGGCACGAACAGGGCCTGGTCTTCGGCATGTCCATCGGCGACAACGCCACCCTCAGCGTCCTGGACCGGCTCGGCCGCTTCGGCTTCGTCGGCACCGACCGCAGGCGCGGTGTCGCAACCAGGCTGATCGAACGGCTCGACATCCACGCCGAGGGCCCCGAGCAGCCCGTCTCGGACCTGTCGGGCGGCAACGCGCAGAAGGTCGTCATGGCCCGGGCCCTCGCCTCCGACCCACGGCTCCTGGTCCTCGTCAACCCGACCGCGGGCGTCGACGTGAAGTCCAAGGAGTCCCTGCTCGCCCGCGTCGACAGCGCCCGCGAGGACGGCACCGCCGTCCTCGTCGTCTCCGACGAACTCGACGACCTCAGGCGCTGCGACCGGGTCCTCGTCCTCTTCCACGGCCGTGTCGTCGCCGAACACCGGGCGGGCTGGCGCGACCACGAGCTCATCGCCTCCATCGAAGGAGTGGACCATGGCTGA
- a CDS encoding amidase, protein MTTWAGRTAAEISAAVREKRVTPREVVAEHLARIERLDGRVGAFRVVRAEAALAEADEVAARGDFAELPLAGVPVAVKDNLAVRGESTRIGSAATPETPAAQDHVTVARLRAAGAVVVGLTHVPELCVFGTTDGVLGIARNPWDPARSAGGSSGGSAAAVAAGMVPVALGNDGMGSLRIPAANCGLLTIKPGRGVVPTGSGSNWFGMAEHGPLATTVEDVRLMLSVLSGTAPAPRSEPGTLRVAVSLRSPLAGVTVSRPYAAAARDAAGLLMRSGYQVRRADPPYPVSLATTSLIHWTAGTAADAQPLDPRLLTRRTRVHARIGRPFIAAVRSGASRQKLRERLEPFFTEYDVLLTPALARRSPKAGPWHERGWLSNLVANTNYSPLTPPWNLTGWPAMAVPCGTLPSGAPCAVQLVGRPGSESQLLDLAGRLEERNPWQRTAPMD, encoded by the coding sequence GTGACCACCTGGGCCGGCCGCACCGCCGCCGAGATATCCGCCGCCGTCCGCGAGAAGCGGGTCACGCCCCGCGAGGTGGTCGCCGAGCACCTCGCCCGGATCGAGCGGCTCGACGGCCGTGTGGGCGCCTTCCGCGTGGTGCGTGCCGAGGCGGCCCTGGCCGAGGCCGACGAGGTGGCGGCCCGCGGCGACTTCGCCGAACTGCCGCTGGCCGGGGTGCCCGTGGCCGTCAAGGACAACCTCGCGGTACGCGGCGAGTCCACCCGCATCGGCTCGGCGGCGACACCGGAGACCCCGGCCGCACAGGACCATGTGACGGTGGCCCGGCTGCGGGCGGCGGGCGCGGTGGTCGTGGGGCTGACGCACGTGCCCGAGCTGTGCGTCTTCGGCACGACGGACGGCGTGCTGGGCATCGCCCGCAACCCCTGGGACCCGGCGCGTTCCGCGGGCGGTTCGTCGGGGGGCAGCGCGGCCGCCGTCGCCGCCGGGATGGTGCCGGTCGCCCTCGGCAACGACGGCATGGGTTCCCTGCGCATACCGGCCGCCAACTGCGGCCTGCTCACCATCAAGCCGGGCCGGGGGGTGGTACCGACGGGCTCGGGCAGCAACTGGTTCGGCATGGCCGAGCACGGACCCCTCGCGACGACCGTCGAGGACGTCCGCCTGATGCTCTCGGTCCTCTCCGGTACCGCGCCCGCACCCCGTTCCGAGCCCGGCACGCTCCGGGTCGCGGTGTCGCTGCGCAGCCCGCTGGCCGGCGTCACCGTCAGCCGCCCGTACGCGGCGGCCGCCCGGGACGCGGCCGGGCTGTTGATGCGGTCGGGGTACCAGGTCCGGCGCGCCGACCCGCCCTACCCGGTGTCCCTCGCCACGACCTCGCTGATCCACTGGACGGCGGGCACGGCCGCGGACGCCCAGCCCCTCGACCCCCGTCTGCTGACACGGCGCACCCGCGTCCACGCGCGAATCGGCCGCCCCTTCATCGCCGCCGTGCGCTCCGGGGCGAGCCGTCAGAAGCTCCGGGAACGGCTGGAGCCGTTCTTCACCGAGTACGACGTGCTGCTCACCCCGGCGCTGGCACGCCGCTCCCCCAAGGCCGGGCCCTGGCACGAGCGGGGCTGGCTGAGCAACCTGGTGGCCAACACGAACTACTCGCCCCTGACGCCCCCGTGGAACCTGACCGGCTGGCCGGCCATGGCGGTCCCCTGCGGAACTCTCCCCTCCGGTGCCCCCTGCGCCGTACAGCTGGTGGGACGGCCCGGCTCGGAGTCCCAACTCCTCGACCTGGCGGGCCGGCTGGAGGAACGTAATCCGTGGCAGCGCACGGCGCCGATGGACTAA
- a CDS encoding ABC transporter permease produces MADTKAPPVKPVLVTGTGQARTVLLRRARELALVPALLLLMVLGTIVNDSFLTERNLISILGASAALAMVVLAESLVLITGKFDLSLESVVGIAPAVGALLVLPAAQSGWGTEFPAALALLAVLVAGAAVGAFNGVLVVKFKLNAFIVTLAMLIVLRGLLVGATKGKTLFGMPDSFYALATTTFLTVPLSVWLAAIAFAVAGLVLKYHRVGRALYAIGGNADAARAAGIRVERVMLGVFVVAGVLAAVGGIMQTGYVGAISANQGQNMIFTVFAAAVIGGIALDGGKGTMFGALTGVLLLGVVQNLLTLAQVPSFWIQAIYGGIILVALMIARVTTGRAQD; encoded by the coding sequence ATGGCTGACACCAAGGCCCCGCCGGTGAAGCCGGTGCTCGTGACCGGCACCGGACAGGCGCGGACCGTGCTCTTGCGCAGGGCCCGCGAACTGGCCCTCGTACCGGCCCTGCTGCTGCTCATGGTGCTCGGCACGATCGTCAACGACTCGTTCCTCACCGAGCGCAACCTGATCTCGATCCTCGGCGCTTCCGCCGCCCTCGCGATGGTCGTGCTCGCCGAGTCGCTCGTCCTCATCACCGGCAAGTTCGACCTGTCCCTGGAGTCGGTGGTCGGCATCGCGCCCGCCGTCGGGGCGCTGCTCGTGCTGCCCGCCGCCCAGTCCGGCTGGGGCACCGAGTTCCCCGCCGCCCTGGCCCTGCTCGCGGTCCTGGTCGCGGGCGCGGCCGTCGGCGCCTTCAACGGCGTCCTGGTCGTGAAGTTCAAGCTCAACGCGTTCATCGTGACGCTCGCGATGCTGATCGTGCTGCGCGGCCTGCTGGTCGGCGCGACCAAGGGCAAGACGCTGTTCGGCATGCCCGACAGCTTCTACGCGCTGGCCACCACCACCTTCCTCACCGTCCCGCTGTCGGTGTGGCTCGCCGCGATCGCCTTCGCGGTCGCCGGGCTCGTCCTGAAGTACCACCGGGTCGGGCGCGCCCTGTACGCCATCGGCGGCAACGCGGACGCGGCCCGGGCGGCGGGCATCCGCGTGGAGCGCGTCATGCTCGGCGTGTTCGTCGTCGCGGGCGTCCTCGCCGCGGTCGGCGGCATCATGCAGACCGGCTACGTCGGCGCGATCAGCGCCAACCAGGGCCAGAACATGATCTTCACGGTGTTCGCGGCCGCGGTGATCGGCGGCATCGCCCTCGACGGCGGCAAGGGCACTATGTTCGGCGCTCTCACCGGCGTACTCCTTCTGGGTGTCGTACAGAACCTGCTCACCCTCGCGCAGGTGCCGTCGTTCTGGATCCAGGCCATCTACGGCGGGATCATCCTGGTCGCCCTCATGATCGCCCGGGTCACCACCGGCCGCGCCCAGGACTGA